The DNA window TGAAGCTGGGAAAATTACTTATATGAGAACTGATTCTGTAAACCTCTCAAATCTTGCACTTGCTTCTGCTAAAAAAGAAATAGTATCACTTTTTGGAGATAAATATTCATGTGCCAGAAAATATAAAACAAAATCAAAAAGCGCACAAGAAGCTCACGAAGCTATCAGACCAACTTATCTTAATCAAAAAATTGTTTCGGGAAATAATGCGGAAAAAAAACTTTATGAACTTATCTGGAAAAGAGCAATTGCTTCTCAAATGACTGAAGCCAAACTTGAAAAAACAACTGTAAATATTAATATTTCAAAATCTGATAAAAAATTTGTTGCAACAGGTGAAGTCCTAAAATTTGATGGGTTTTTAAAATTATATTACGAATCAACAAATAATAATAACGAAGAAGAAAAAACAGGATTATTACCTGAAATTAAAGTTAATGATAGGTTAATAGCTAAATATATTTTTGCTAATGAACGTTTTACTTATCATCCACCACGTTATACGGAAGCAGGACTAGTGAAAAAAATGGAAGAATTAGGAATTGGTCGTCCCTCAACTTATGCTCCAACTATTTCAACTATTCAAAATAGGGGATATGTTGTTAAGGAAGACAGATATGGTTTTGAACGTAAATATAATTATTTAGAACTGGAAAATGATAATATTAAAGAAATAGTAAAAAAAGAAAAAACAGGGGTGGAAAAATCAAAATTATTTCCTACTGATATTGGAATGGTAGTTAATGATTTTCTTGCAGAGCATTTTATTGACATTCTTGATTATAATTTTACTGCAAATGTTGAAAAGGAATTTGACGAAATTGCTAAAGGAAAACTTGCTTGGGATAAAATGATTGAAAATTTTTATTGTCCTTTTCATAAAAAAATCGAATATACTATTGAAAAATCAAAAAAAAGTACCGGTGAAAGAAAATTAGGTATTGATCCTTTATCAGAGAAATCCATATATGTTAAAATCGGAAGATATGGACCAATGGCGCAGATAGGAGAAAGTGGCAATGATGAAAAACCAAAATTTGCCAGTCTTTTAAAAGGACAACATATAGAAACAATAACATTGGAAGAAGCACTTGATTTATTTAAACTACCTCGCGAAGTTGGACTTTTTGAAAATGAAAATGTTGTTGTCGGAATAGGAAGATTTGGCCCCTATGTGAGACACAAATCAAGTTTTTATTCCTTAAAAAAAGGAGTCGATGATCCTATGTCAATAAATATAGAAAGAGCAATCGAAATAATTAATGAAAAAAGAGAAAACGAAAAGAAAAAATTAATAAAAGAATTTAGTGATGATAAAGAATTAAAAGTATTAAACGGACGCTGGGGTGCATATATTTCATACAAAAAAAAGAATTATAAAATACCAAAAAATATTGCTCCCGAAAAATTAACATTGGAAGAATCCCTTAAAATAATTAATAGTCAACACAAAGAAAATAAAAAATTTGGCAAAAAAACAAAAACAGTAAAAAACAAAAAAACAAAAAGTAAAACAAAATAAAATATTTTCAAAATAACAAATAGTATATAAATATCTGAATTACATGAACATAAAAGATTATTTTTCCCCCGTTGATTTAGAAATGAAAATAGATAATCAATTATTTTATGAAAACTTATTTGGAAATAATTTATTAGTACATACTTTAAAAAACAAAATTAGTAATATTAACAAATTCAAAATAGCAATATTAGGAATACCAGAAGAAAGAGGTACAAAAAATATTGGTTGTAAACATGCTCCTGATAAAATAAGAAATAAATTATATTACCTTACTAAAAATAATAATTTCCCTGCAATTGTTGATTTGGGTAATTTTAGAATAGGAAAAACAATTAACGATACATACATAGGGTTAAGAGATGTAATTATTAAATTACTTAATAATGATGTTTTACCTGTAATAATTGGTGGCAGTGAAAATCTTTTATATTCATGTTTTCTTGCAAATGAAGAATTAAAAAGA is part of the Bacteroidales bacterium genome and encodes:
- the topA gene encoding type I DNA topoisomerase is translated as MEENLVIVESPAKAKTITKFLGKNFLVKSSFGHIRDLAKKDFGIDIKNNFKPNYEISPDKKKIVAELKKLVKETKIIWLASDEDREGEAIAWHLSEVLKLDEEKTRRIVFHEITKEAINKAIQEPRKINKDLVEAQQARRILDRLVGFELSPVLWKKIKPALSAGRVQSVAVRLIVEREREIIAFKSDSSYKINAIFSIDNKKEKTEFNAELSEKLKTKKETIEFLKKCINADFIVNDITTKPLKKSPPPPFTTSTLQQEASRKFGFSVSQTMSIAQKLYEAGKITYMRTDSVNLSNLALASAKKEIVSLFGDKYSCARKYKTKSKSAQEAHEAIRPTYLNQKIVSGNNAEKKLYELIWKRAIASQMTEAKLEKTTVNINISKSDKKFVATGEVLKFDGFLKLYYESTNNNNEEEKTGLLPEIKVNDRLIAKYIFANERFTYHPPRYTEAGLVKKMEELGIGRPSTYAPTISTIQNRGYVVKEDRYGFERKYNYLELENDNIKEIVKKEKTGVEKSKLFPTDIGMVVNDFLAEHFIDILDYNFTANVEKEFDEIAKGKLAWDKMIENFYCPFHKKIEYTIEKSKKSTGERKLGIDPLSEKSIYVKIGRYGPMAQIGESGNDEKPKFASLLKGQHIETITLEEALDLFKLPREVGLFENENVVVGIGRFGPYVRHKSSFYSLKKGVDDPMSINIERAIEIINEKRENEKKKLIKEFSDDKELKVLNGRWGAYISYKKKNYKIPKNIAPEKLTLEESLKIINSQHKENKKFGKKTKTVKNKKTKSKTK